The DNA region GCCCGTTGGGGGCGCGGCTGCTGCGCGTGATGGGCCGCTTCTTCGACTTCGTGGACGACCACGGGCCGGGCTTCGCCGCGCTGATGCGGGGCGGTCCCGCGGTCGGCTCGTCGACGACGAACGCGATGATCGACGAGGTGCGGCAGGCGGCATACGAGCAGATCCTGGCGCACCTGGAGGTCGAGAAGCCCTCCGCGCGGCTCGAACTGGTCGTCCGTTCCTGGGTGTCGCTCGCCGAGTCGACGGCGCTGCTGTGGCTGGACGGGCGCCGGGTGCCGCGCGCGGAGCTGGAGTTGCAGCTCGTGCACGACTTCGCGGCGCTCACCGCGGTCAGCGCCGCGTACGACGAGGAGATGGCGGGGCTCGTGGTGGGGATGCTCGCCGACGAGCCGGCCGACGGGCCGTTCGGCGACCTCGTGGGCCGGCTCGTGGCGCTGGTGCCTCAGGTCCCCGGCCAGTAGGGCTGCGGGTCCCCGGTCAGTAGGACGGGTCGAGGTCGCGCACCTCGGCGGAGACGTGCACGCCGTCCGTCTCCTTGAGGTATTCCGGTACGAGCGCGAGGACGGCCTTGCGCAGCCGGGACTTGGCCTCGTCGGTACGGCCCGTGAGCAGGGCGATCTCCACGTGCACGACGGTACCGTCGCCGGAGCCGTCGCCGACGACGAGTTCCTCGACCTCGCGGAAGCGGGTCTTGCAGGCTTCGACGCTGGCGTCGACGGTCTCCGCGACGAGCGGGTGCAGCGCGAGCGCGAAGCCGCGCCGGTCGAGGGGCGCGGAGTAGTCGACGGTGATGAACGGCATGGGGGTCACTCCTGGTGATGCGGATGTCGGGCCCAGCTTGACCGCGCCCCCGCCCCACGCACAAGGGACCGTCCGCCGAGCGGACGGTCCCTTGTGTCCCGTGGGGGGATGTGGGTTACGGGTGCGGGATCAGCGGGCGGTGAAGACCGCCACCGTGCGGGCCGGGACCGTGAAGGTGCCCGAGGCCTTGTCGTACGCGGCGGACTTCACCACCGCGTCGGAGCCGGCGGCCTGGACCGGGTGCAGGCGGTAGCCCTTGCCGGCCAGCTCGGCGACCTGCTGCGTGGTGCTGCCCGGGGTCGCGTTGAGGACGACGACCAGGTCGCCCAGGCGCATGGTGATCACGCCCGGGGTCTCGTCGCGGCCGGACAGCGGGAAGGACAGGGCGTCCTGGACGCGGGCGGTCGTGGCGAGGGAGAAGGCGGGCTCGGTGGTGCGGATCTTCTGGAGGTCGCGGTAGGCGGCGGAGGCGCCGTCGATCTCCGCGCAGCCGGCCGTCAGGGCCGGGTTGACGAGCAGCGGCTTGCCGTAGGACCACTTGGCCTTGTTGTCGGCGGCCGGCGGGAGGCCCCGCCCGAAGCCGTTGCCGTCGCGGCAGTCCCAGTGGATCGCGTTGAACCAGTCGCCGCTGTCGTACGAGTTGCGGTCGAGGGACTTGGAGCGGAGCAGGTCGCTGCCCGCCTGGGCGAGCGCCGGGCCCTGGGAGACGGTGCCGGTGGCCATGGCGAGGACCTGCATGCGGGCCCGGTCGGCCGGCGACGTCCCGGCCGGGAGCTTGAAGGCGAGCGCGTCGTACAGGCTCTCGTTGTCGTGGGCGTCGGCGTAGGCGAGGGCGTCGCCGGGTGCGGCGGCGTACCCGGCCGGGGCGCCGTTGTAGTCGACCTCGGAGCCCTTGACCGTACGGCCGGAGCTGTCGGTGAAGGTGTACGCGGCGAGGTTGCCGGTCAGGCCGACCTTGATGAGGTCCTGGTAGTGCAGGAGGCGGGCCTTCTGCTCGGCCGGGGTGCCGTTGGCGGCGGAGCCGTTGGGGTCGGTGTAGAGGCCGGAGGCGAAGCCCTGGATGCCGGGGTCCTCGTCGAAGGGGCCGCCGCCGCGGACGGCGTCACGGGCCCGGTCGGAGAAGGTGGCGACGCCCGTACCGGCCATGTTCTTCTGGGTGGCCTGGACGAAGCGGGCGTCGTCGGCGATCTCGCCGAAGTTCCAGCCCTCGCCGTACAGAATGATCGACTTTCCGTCGACGCCGTCGCGGGCGACGGTCAGCTCGTCCAGGGCGTGGCGCACCGCCAGGATGTTGGCCTTGGGGTGGTGGCCCATGAGGTCGAAGCGGAAGCCGTCGACCTTGTACTGCTTGGCCCAGGTGACGACCGAGTCCACGACGAGCTTGCCCATCATGGCGTTCTCGGGTGCGGTGTTGGCGCAGCAGGTGGAGGTGGCGACGGAGCCGTCGGCCTGGAGGCGCTGGTAGTAGCCGGGCACGATGCGGTCGAGCACCGACTTGTCGGACTGGCCGGCGGCCACGGTGTGGTTGTAGACCACGTCCATGACGGTGCGCAGGCCCTCGCCGTTGAGCGCCTGGACCATCTGCCGGAACTCGACGGTGCGGCGGGTGCCGTTGGGGTCGGTGGCGTACGAGCCCTCCGGCACCGTGTAGTGCAGCGGGTCGTAGCCCCAGTTGTAGGCGTCCTTCGCCGCCGCGGCGGCGACGCAGGCCTGCTGCTCCTCCGAGTCGGGGGCGTAGACCTTGAGGTCGCAGGCGGGTTCGGTGCGGTCGGACTTCTTCTCGGGGATGGTGCCGATGTCGAAGGCCGGGAGGAGGTGCACATAGGAGGTGCCGGAGTCGGCGAGCGCCTTGAGGTGCTGCGAGCCGGCGCTGCCGAGGTCGGTGAAGGCGAGGTAGGTGCCGCGGTGGTCGGCCTTCGCCGTGGGGTCGGCGACGGAGAAGTCGCGGATGTGGAGTTCCTGGATCTGCGCGTCGCGCAGCGGCACGGCGGCCGGCTTCTTCAGGCCCTGCCAGCCCTTGGGGGCGAGCCGGGGGTCGGCGAGGTCGACGACGAGGCTGCGGGCGGAGTCGGTGGTGAGCGCGGTGGAGTACGGGTCGGTGACCCGGTTCTCGACGAGCTTCTGGACGCTCGGCGCCCACACCTTCACGACGTAGCGGTACGGCTTGCCCGCCCAGGTCCGCGGTCCGGTGACCGACCAGACGCCGGAGGCGGCGTCACGGCGCATCGGCACGGTGCGCCCGTCGAGTTCGAGGGCGACGGACTGGGCGGTGGGGGCCCACAGGGAGAGGGTGGGTCGGCCGTTCCGGAACACCGGGCCGAGGGCGGCCTTCGTGGCCTTGGCGGCGTACAGGTCGTCGAGCACGCCCGCCGTCTGCACGCCGGTGGCGGCGAGCAGGGCGCCGTTGGCGGCCCGCTGGGTGGCGACGAGCTGACCGCGCAGGGAGTCCCGTACCCGGTCCGCGTCCCGCGGGTCGACGGTGAAGGCCGGGTAGTCCTTGAGGTGCGGATACTTCGCTTTCTGGGCGTCGGTGAGGCTTGAGGCGTTGAGCCGGAGCCAGCGGCCCTCGTCGCTGAGGGCGCCGTCGGTGACGGTGATGCCGCCGGCCGCCGCGCCCGGCGCGTACACCAGCTGCTGGCTGGTGGCGTCGGTGGCCTTCACCTTCCAGACGACGGTGTTCCGGTCGATCCACTGCGCCTCGGCCTTGCCGAGGTCGAGGTTCGGGGCGCCGCCGGTGGTCGGAAGGAGGTACTTGGG from Streptomyces fradiae includes:
- a CDS encoding TetR/AcrR family transcriptional regulator → MTTGVRRRMGVEERKQQLIGVALELFSHRSPDEVSIDEIAAAAGISRPLVYHYFPGKQSLYEAALRRAADELAARFLEPPQGPLGARLLRVMGRFFDFVDDHGPGFAALMRGGPAVGSSTTNAMIDEVRQAAYEQILAHLEVEKPSARLELVVRSWVSLAESTALLWLDGRRVPRAELELQLVHDFAALTAVSAAYDEEMAGLVVGMLADEPADGPFGDLVGRLVALVPQVPGQ
- a CDS encoding 5-carboxymethyl-2-hydroxymuconate Delta-isomerase; translation: MPFITVDYSAPLDRRGFALALHPLVAETVDASVEACKTRFREVEELVVGDGSGDGTVVHVEIALLTGRTDEAKSRLRKAVLALVPEYLKETDGVHVSAEVRDLDPSY